One window of the Microvirga mediterraneensis genome contains the following:
- a CDS encoding carbohydrate kinase family protein, which translates to MEPGASRIICIGGAAVDRKYRGMATIRPGTSNPVVSERSFGGVARNVAENIARLGTQVSLVSIVGADDNGRALLEHLKRLGVDTRTVAISDTHATAEYVAVLQPDGELAIGLADMAILDGISPALLHKVQPDFGSAWIFADCNLPQETLHDLIGLARQHALMLALDAVSTPKIARLPQDLSGIGVFFLNLDEARVYLDRPEISPEAAAQALLARGAEQVILTLGGRGLVAADPSGIVTIDAVQAEIVDATGAGDALIAATLVSLLRDASLADAARLGTVAAALTVESPVSVRPDLSLALLDSALTARSGPTFEREPS; encoded by the coding sequence ATGGAGCCGGGAGCAAGCAGGATCATCTGCATCGGCGGCGCGGCCGTCGACCGCAAGTATCGCGGTATGGCGACGATCCGGCCGGGGACGTCCAATCCCGTCGTGTCGGAACGCTCGTTCGGCGGCGTCGCCCGCAACGTGGCGGAGAACATCGCCCGGCTTGGAACCCAGGTGTCCCTGGTCTCCATCGTCGGCGCGGACGACAATGGACGCGCGCTGCTCGAGCACCTGAAACGCCTCGGCGTCGATACCCGTACGGTCGCCATATCCGACACGCATGCGACGGCCGAGTATGTGGCCGTGCTTCAGCCCGACGGGGAACTCGCCATCGGGCTTGCCGACATGGCGATCCTGGACGGGATCAGCCCTGCCCTGCTGCACAAGGTACAGCCGGATTTCGGATCGGCCTGGATCTTCGCCGATTGCAACCTGCCGCAGGAAACCCTGCATGACCTCATCGGGCTTGCCCGGCAGCATGCCCTGATGCTCGCACTGGACGCCGTCTCGACGCCGAAGATAGCCCGCCTGCCGCAGGATCTGAGCGGCATCGGCGTGTTCTTCCTCAATCTCGACGAAGCCCGGGTCTATCTCGACCGCCCAGAGATCTCGCCGGAGGCGGCAGCGCAAGCCCTGCTCGCCCGTGGCGCTGAACAGGTGATCCTGACCCTCGGAGGCAGAGGACTTGTCGCGGCGGATCCGTCCGGGATCGTGACGATCGACGCTGTCCAGGCCGAGATCGTCGACGCGACCGGCGCGGGCGATGCCCTGATCGCCGCGACGCTCGTTTCCTTGCTCAGGGACGCGTCCCTGGCCGACGCAGCCCGGCTCGGCACCGTCGCGGCGGCCCTGACCGTCGAGAGCCCGGTCAGCGTTCGCCCTGACTTGTCCCTTGCCTTGCTGGATTCCGCCTTGACGGCTAGATCAGGGCCGACTTTCGAACGGGAGCCCTCATGA
- a CDS encoding pseudouridine-5'-phosphate glycosidase — protein sequence MKHDIAGRFLDIAPEVQATLATGGAVVALESTIITHGMPHPQNVATARDVEEVVRTNGAVPATIAIIEGRIKIGLSDAELDWLGTARDVMKLSRADLPYAVASGRHGATTVAATMICARLAGIRVFATGGIGGVHQGVEDTMDISADLDELARTPVAVICAGAKAILDLPRTLEYLETRGVPVVGYRTDRFPAFWSRTSALSVPLRLDGPDAMADLIRTKEALGLDGGVLIANPVPAEDEIPAEEMKGFIDAAVAEAKARGVVGKAVTPFLLSHLFEKTGGRSLATNIALVKNNAALAAQLAASLAR from the coding sequence ATGAAGCACGACATTGCCGGCCGGTTTCTAGACATCGCTCCCGAGGTGCAGGCTACACTTGCCACGGGCGGAGCGGTGGTGGCCCTCGAATCCACCATCATCACCCATGGCATGCCCCATCCGCAGAACGTCGCGACCGCCCGCGACGTCGAGGAAGTGGTGCGCACGAACGGCGCCGTTCCGGCGACGATCGCCATCATCGAGGGGCGGATCAAGATCGGCCTCTCGGACGCGGAGCTCGACTGGCTGGGCACGGCCAGGGACGTGATGAAGCTGAGCCGCGCCGACCTGCCCTATGCGGTCGCCTCGGGACGGCACGGAGCGACGACCGTGGCCGCCACCATGATCTGCGCCCGTCTGGCGGGCATCCGCGTCTTCGCCACCGGCGGCATTGGCGGCGTGCACCAGGGCGTCGAGGACACCATGGACATCTCGGCCGATCTCGACGAGCTCGCCCGCACGCCCGTGGCGGTGATCTGCGCCGGAGCGAAAGCCATCCTCGACCTGCCGCGCACCCTCGAATATCTCGAAACCCGCGGTGTGCCCGTGGTCGGCTACCGGACGGATCGCTTCCCGGCCTTCTGGAGCCGGACGAGCGCGCTGTCCGTGCCCTTGCGGCTCGACGGCCCGGACGCGATGGCCGACCTGATCCGCACCAAGGAGGCCCTGGGCCTAGACGGCGGAGTTCTGATCGCCAATCCGGTTCCGGCCGAGGACGAGATCCCCGCCGAGGAGATGAAAGGCTTCATCGACGCGGCCGTGGCCGAGGCGAAGGCCCGCGGCGTCGTCGGAAAGGCCGTGACGCCCTTCCTGCTGTCGCATCTCTTCGAGAAGACGGGCGGGCGAAGCCTCGCGACCAATATCGCGCTTGTGAAGAACAACGCCGCCCTGGCCGCGCAGCTTGCCGCGTCGCTGGCGCGCTGA
- a CDS encoding arylsulfatase has product MATSPKDRKPNILVIWGDDIGISNLSCYSHGLMGYHTPNIDRLAKEGMMFTDSYGEQSCTAGRSSFITGQSVYRTGLSKVGIPAAPIGMNDKTITIAALLKEQGYATGQFGKNHLGDLNHMLPTNHGFDEFFGNLYHLNAEEEPEMDNYPKKEDFPHFRDMFGPRGVIHSWATDKDDPTEMPRWGRVGKQKIEDTGPLNRKRMETCDDEFAAAAKDFIKRQNDAGTPFFVWLNTTHMHFITHTKAESLGQAGRWQSPYHDTMVDHDKLVGDVLNYLDELGIADDTFVMYSTDNGPHRNTWPDGATTPFRSEKNTNWEGAFRIPLIVRWPGRIEAGSISNGIVQHHDWLPTFMAMAGAPDIVEKLKTGYQALGRLYKNHIDGFNLLPYLTGETKESPRNFFFYFSDDGDVLALRYDNWKIVFMEQRMEGTLGVWAEPFVRLRLPKIFNLRTDPYEFAPITSNTYWDWMFHNAYFIYAAQAGAAKFAETFKEFPAVQKPNSFTIDDAMSKMSETASGD; this is encoded by the coding sequence CCACACACCCAATATCGACCGCCTCGCCAAGGAAGGAATGATGTTCACCGATTCCTACGGCGAGCAATCGTGCACGGCGGGACGCTCCTCCTTCATCACCGGGCAGAGCGTCTATCGCACCGGCCTGTCGAAAGTCGGCATTCCGGCCGCTCCGATCGGAATGAACGACAAGACAATCACCATCGCGGCGCTGCTGAAGGAGCAGGGCTATGCAACCGGCCAGTTCGGCAAAAACCACCTCGGCGACCTGAACCACATGCTGCCGACCAACCATGGCTTCGACGAGTTCTTCGGCAATCTCTACCACCTCAACGCCGAGGAAGAGCCGGAGATGGACAACTATCCCAAGAAGGAGGATTTCCCTCATTTCCGCGATATGTTCGGCCCGCGCGGAGTGATCCATTCATGGGCGACCGACAAGGACGATCCGACGGAAATGCCCCGCTGGGGCAGGGTCGGAAAGCAGAAGATCGAGGATACGGGCCCCCTCAACAGAAAGCGCATGGAAACCTGCGATGACGAATTCGCCGCCGCCGCGAAGGATTTCATCAAGCGTCAGAACGATGCCGGCACACCTTTCTTCGTCTGGCTGAACACGACCCACATGCACTTCATCACGCATACCAAGGCGGAAAGCCTGGGTCAGGCCGGGCGCTGGCAATCGCCCTACCATGACACGATGGTGGATCACGACAAGCTCGTCGGCGACGTCCTGAACTATCTCGACGAGCTCGGCATCGCGGACGATACCTTCGTCATGTACTCGACCGACAACGGACCGCACCGGAACACCTGGCCGGACGGCGCCACGACCCCGTTCCGAAGCGAGAAGAACACCAACTGGGAAGGGGCCTTCCGCATACCGTTGATCGTGCGCTGGCCAGGCAGGATCGAGGCCGGATCCATCTCCAACGGCATCGTCCAGCACCATGATTGGCTGCCGACCTTCATGGCGATGGCCGGTGCTCCGGACATCGTGGAAAAGCTTAAGACCGGCTATCAGGCCTTAGGACGGCTCTACAAGAACCACATCGACGGCTTCAACCTTCTGCCGTACCTGACTGGGGAAACGAAAGAGAGCCCCCGCAACTTCTTCTTCTATTTCAGCGACGACGGCGACGTGCTCGCCTTGCGTTACGACAATTGGAAGATCGTATTCATGGAGCAGCGCATGGAGGGGACATTGGGTGTGTGGGCCGAGCCCTTCGTCAGGCTGCGGTTGCCGAAGATCTTCAACCTGCGGACCGATCCCTACGAGTTCGCTCCCATCACGTCGAATACCTACTGGGACTGGATGTTCCATAACGCCTACTTCATCTACGCAGCTCAGGCCGGAGCGGCGAAGTTCGCCGAGACATTCAAAGAGTTCCCTGCGGTCCAGAAGCCGAACTCCTTCACCATCGACGATGCCATGTCGAAAATGTCGGAAACGGCAAGCGGCGACTGA
- a CDS encoding ribonuclease Z: protein MSWLVQPRLVNDPFSDPGLYLDFRYGRRAILFDLGDVSALSSRELLRVSHVFVSHTHVDHMAGFDRLFRLCLHRPLPLTLIGPPGFAAQIEHRIRGFTWNLLDENSVDFCLRAMDYDGTGLMRAAEFHAREAFARREIAPPAFPHGVAWMEDEFRIDAVALAHGIPSLAFALREVLQVNVWRGVLDDLNLPPGPWLNEAKRAVRLGLPGDHLIAVPGGQHISLGDLKGRALRVAPGQVVAYVTDAAPHAENRAKILQLAHQADQLFIEAVFLECDRALAVASLHLTAHEAGSIAREAGVKHVTPFHHSARYLSEPDALRDELFESFRAEGRAVTNA, encoded by the coding sequence ATGAGTTGGCTTGTTCAACCCCGTCTCGTGAACGACCCCTTCAGCGATCCAGGCCTCTACCTCGATTTCCGGTACGGCCGCCGGGCCATTCTCTTCGATCTGGGCGACGTGAGCGCGCTTTCCTCCCGCGAATTGCTGCGGGTGAGCCACGTCTTCGTCTCGCACACTCATGTAGACCATATGGCCGGTTTCGACCGGCTCTTCAGGCTGTGCCTTCATCGCCCTCTCCCCTTGACCCTCATCGGCCCACCGGGCTTTGCCGCGCAGATCGAGCACCGGATCCGGGGCTTCACCTGGAATCTTCTCGATGAGAACTCGGTCGATTTCTGCCTGAGAGCCATGGACTACGACGGCACCGGCCTGATGAGGGCAGCGGAGTTTCATGCGCGCGAAGCCTTTGCCCGACGCGAGATCGCGCCGCCCGCATTTCCGCACGGCGTCGCCTGGATGGAGGATGAGTTCAGGATCGATGCAGTGGCCCTGGCTCACGGCATTCCTTCCCTCGCCTTCGCCCTGAGGGAAGTTCTCCAGGTGAATGTATGGCGGGGCGTGCTGGACGACCTCAATCTGCCGCCGGGCCCATGGCTCAACGAGGCCAAGCGCGCGGTTCGCCTTGGACTGCCCGGCGATCATCTCATTGCAGTTCCAGGAGGACAGCACATCAGCCTCGGCGATCTGAAAGGCCGGGCCTTGCGCGTCGCTCCAGGGCAGGTGGTCGCCTACGTGACGGATGCCGCGCCCCATGCGGAAAACCGCGCGAAAATCCTTCAACTCGCCCACCAGGCCGACCAGCTGTTCATTGAAGCCGTCTTTCTAGAGTGCGACCGTGCCCTTGCCGTCGCCTCCCTCCACCTGACGGCGCATGAGGCCGGGTCCATCGCCCGGGAGGCCGGTGTCAAGCATGTCACGCCCTTCCACCACTCGGCCCGCTACCTGTCTGAGCCGGATGCCCTGCGGGACGAGCTGTTCGAGAGCTTTCGCGCCGAGGGACGGGCGGTGACGAATGCCTAG
- a CDS encoding MYG1 family protein, producing the protein MKVVTHSGTFHADDVFAFSILRDALGPFEFARTRDSAIIETADLVFDVGGTYDVARGRYDHHMRDLPRRPDGTPYSSVGLIWRDFGRNALPNFIQGIDEDLLDAVWQDIDTGLILAIDQADNGVASINQGHLSLLIEAFNPTWASDQSYDDAFVEAADFARGILVRACRHAHAEAQAQSLVLTAARKAPDSRIIVLDRKLPWEKAVFEGGLRDLLFIIYPNEDATAWYCRTIPPEPNSFGQRLSLPEAWRGLQEDEFSQVAGIDDGVFCHPSGFICGARSQESAIRLAEKAIAAGR; encoded by the coding sequence ATGAAAGTTGTAACCCACAGCGGCACGTTTCATGCCGACGATGTCTTTGCCTTCTCCATCCTGCGGGATGCACTGGGGCCTTTCGAGTTTGCGCGAACCCGCGATTCCGCCATTATCGAGACGGCCGATCTGGTCTTCGATGTCGGCGGCACTTACGATGTCGCGCGCGGGCGCTACGACCATCATATGCGGGATCTTCCTCGGCGGCCCGACGGTACGCCCTATAGCTCGGTCGGCCTGATCTGGCGCGATTTCGGACGCAACGCTCTGCCCAACTTCATTCAAGGCATCGATGAGGACCTTCTGGACGCGGTCTGGCAGGACATCGATACCGGCCTCATCCTCGCCATCGACCAGGCCGACAACGGCGTGGCGTCGATCAACCAGGGGCACCTGTCGCTCCTGATCGAGGCCTTCAATCCCACCTGGGCGAGCGACCAATCCTATGACGACGCTTTCGTCGAGGCGGCCGATTTCGCCCGGGGCATCCTGGTTCGGGCATGCAGGCATGCCCACGCGGAGGCTCAGGCCCAATCCCTCGTCCTGACAGCCGCCAGGAAGGCGCCTGACTCCAGGATCATCGTTCTCGACCGAAAATTGCCTTGGGAAAAGGCAGTTTTCGAGGGTGGTCTGCGCGACCTGCTGTTCATCATCTACCCGAACGAGGATGCCACGGCCTGGTATTGCCGCACGATTCCGCCGGAGCCCAACTCCTTCGGTCAGAGGCTGTCTCTGCCGGAAGCGTGGCGCGGCCTGCAGGAGGACGAGTTTTCCCAAGTGGCCGGGATCGACGACGGCGTCTTCTGTCACCCGAGCGGGTTCATCTGTGGCGCGCGCTCGCAGGAATCCGCAATCCGGCTGGCCGAGAAGGCGATTGCCGCAGGTCGATAG
- a CDS encoding histidine kinase → MSAASAAEPRVALGSSSSRTRNRIALAAALASGLSFLIAAFAVYGHAAQDRHDSIQRGLSISAAASRGLEREADALGSVVKGLAASPLLAADDLAPFHRQLLATPRPDGSRFVLWNHERVLLSSAISYGGHLPPINLFPLGGQLMQPTRHDGLSVSERLYAPLTRDWIIALSLRLASAARDGERILTLAVPEAYFGKVVRESNPPDGWMMFILDRDLQQVRWDGTDLPLASSLRLRLADALARGVRSGHFEVDGYNGGMLVAFEHSIRTGYTVLSTMPAAQIGQPTYPTQRWLWYAGMVLALIGTASAGVALRTIGSTDALKSAAVSTRARYQARLSLMQEREFLQASLDALSAHIAVLDEAGVIVSVNEAWKRFAKDNGYPAPSYGLGMNYLDVCARARLADPALGQIHDGLAAVVAGRTREYRDVYRCDGPDRPRWFQMRATRFIAGALSRTIVAHEDITEVVAIRAEINTLSERLLNVQEEERERIAVELHDSTAQHLVAVSLNLMQVGSLRLPPSGRRILDEIDRSLEEALKELRIFTYLLHPPRLENDGLVSTVQDFAEGFAKRTDLETILRFDEAADGLSVDLQRALFRIVQEGLANVHRHAEASQVVLSLRLTSDQVILSVADNGRGMRRDRAEMGARQASLGVGIPGMRIRLGQFGGSLRIRSGRRGTIIRAAAPRVTPKGMAIRA, encoded by the coding sequence ATGTCTGCTGCGTCTGCAGCCGAGCCTCGTGTTGCGTTGGGAAGCTCATCGTCCAGAACCCGTAACCGGATCGCCCTCGCGGCCGCCCTTGCATCCGGCCTGTCCTTCCTCATTGCCGCCTTCGCCGTCTATGGGCATGCCGCCCAGGATCGACACGATTCCATTCAACGCGGCCTGTCCATTTCGGCGGCGGCATCCCGAGGGCTCGAACGGGAGGCCGATGCTCTCGGGAGCGTCGTGAAGGGGCTTGCGGCATCGCCGCTTCTCGCGGCCGACGATCTGGCCCCCTTCCACCGGCAACTCCTAGCTACGCCCCGTCCCGATGGCTCCCGGTTCGTCCTCTGGAACCATGAGCGCGTGCTCCTCAGCTCGGCTATCAGCTACGGGGGGCACCTGCCTCCCATCAACCTGTTCCCGTTAGGCGGTCAGCTCATGCAGCCGACACGGCACGACGGCCTTTCCGTTTCCGAGCGCCTCTATGCGCCGCTGACGAGGGACTGGATCATTGCGCTGAGCCTGCGGCTGGCGAGCGCTGCCCGGGACGGCGAGCGGATCCTGACCCTCGCCGTGCCGGAGGCGTATTTCGGCAAGGTCGTCCGCGAAAGCAACCCGCCTGACGGCTGGATGATGTTCATCCTCGATCGCGACCTGCAGCAGGTGAGATGGGACGGGACGGATCTGCCGCTGGCCTCGTCCCTGCGCCTCCGGCTGGCCGATGCCCTGGCACGGGGTGTCCGGAGCGGGCACTTCGAGGTCGACGGATACAATGGCGGCATGCTCGTCGCCTTCGAGCACTCCATCCGCACCGGCTACACCGTCCTGTCGACGATGCCGGCGGCCCAGATCGGCCAGCCGACCTACCCGACCCAACGATGGCTCTGGTATGCGGGGATGGTCCTGGCCCTGATAGGGACCGCTTCGGCCGGTGTCGCGCTCAGGACAATCGGTTCAACCGATGCCTTGAAATCCGCCGCGGTTTCGACCAGGGCGCGATACCAGGCTCGGCTTTCGCTCATGCAGGAGAGGGAGTTCCTCCAGGCATCCCTCGATGCGCTTTCGGCTCACATCGCGGTTCTCGATGAAGCGGGCGTGATCGTTTCCGTGAATGAGGCATGGAAACGGTTCGCGAAGGACAATGGATATCCCGCCCCGTCTTACGGCCTCGGCATGAACTATCTCGATGTCTGCGCTCGCGCCCGGCTGGCTGACCCGGCCCTCGGCCAGATCCACGACGGTCTTGCCGCCGTCGTTGCAGGGCGAACGCGGGAGTATCGCGATGTGTACCGGTGCGATGGCCCGGACCGGCCGCGCTGGTTCCAGATGCGGGCGACCCGCTTCATTGCAGGGGCGCTGTCCCGCACCATCGTGGCCCACGAGGACATCACCGAGGTCGTCGCCATCAGGGCCGAGATCAACACCCTGTCGGAACGCCTGCTGAATGTTCAGGAGGAGGAACGTGAGAGGATTGCCGTGGAGCTGCACGACTCGACTGCGCAGCATCTCGTGGCCGTCAGCCTCAACCTGATGCAGGTCGGAAGCCTCCGCTTGCCTCCTTCCGGGCGCCGCATCCTCGACGAAATCGACCGTTCGCTGGAAGAGGCCCTGAAGGAGCTGCGGATCTTCACCTACCTGCTTCACCCGCCCAGATTGGAGAACGATGGCCTCGTGAGCACGGTCCAGGATTTCGCCGAGGGTTTTGCGAAGCGGACGGATCTCGAGACGATCCTGCGGTTCGACGAGGCCGCCGACGGGTTGTCCGTCGATCTCCAGCGCGCATTGTTCCGCATCGTTCAGGAGGGCTTGGCGAATGTCCACCGCCATGCCGAGGCGTCCCAGGTTGTCCTCAGCCTGCGCCTGACATCCGATCAGGTGATCCTGTCCGTGGCGGACAACGGGCGCGGGATGCGGAGGGATCGGGCAGAGATGGGGGCGCGGCAGGCCAGCCTCGGTGTCGGCATCCCGGGAATGCGCATCCGCCTCGGCCAATTCGGCGGCAGCCTCCGGATCCGCAGCGGCCGGCGCGGGACCATCATCCGGGCGGCTGCGCCTCGCGTCACGCCGAAAGGCATGGCGATTAGGGCATGA
- a CDS encoding histone deacetylase family protein, which yields MKQVPIVSHPAYEAVMPDGHRFPMRKYGRLAEVVMEKGLVPGGFARPEEATADLIALAHDRAYVDQVVACSVPREIERRIGLPISESVVRRARASAGGTLLAARLALRHGLAGSTAGGSHHGQRETGAGFCVFNDVAIAAKALHAEGAIRHALVVDLDVHQGDGTADCLRDEPDLFTFSMHAEKNYPVRKIPSDLDVGLPDAMEDDAYLDALHAHLPRLLDAIEPDLVFFNAGVDPHRDDKLGRLALSDEGLRRRDDYVIEQARSRQIPLVAVIGGGYSADIEALARRHAIVFEAMAAWCERE from the coding sequence ATGAAGCAGGTGCCGATCGTTTCTCATCCCGCCTACGAGGCCGTCATGCCCGACGGCCATCGTTTCCCCATGCGCAAATATGGACGTCTTGCCGAAGTCGTCATGGAAAAGGGGCTGGTGCCCGGTGGTTTCGCCAGGCCGGAGGAGGCCACGGCCGACCTGATCGCGCTGGCGCACGACCGCGCCTATGTCGATCAGGTCGTCGCCTGCTCGGTTCCTCGCGAGATCGAGCGGCGGATCGGCCTGCCCATCAGCGAGAGCGTGGTCCGCCGTGCGCGGGCATCCGCCGGCGGGACCTTGCTTGCGGCCCGGTTGGCGCTTCGGCACGGCCTTGCGGGCAGCACGGCGGGCGGCAGCCATCACGGGCAGCGGGAGACCGGGGCCGGCTTCTGCGTGTTCAACGATGTCGCCATCGCGGCCAAGGCGCTCCACGCCGAGGGCGCGATCCGGCATGCGCTCGTCGTCGATCTCGACGTGCACCAGGGCGACGGCACGGCCGATTGCCTGCGCGATGAGCCGGATCTGTTCACCTTCTCCATGCATGCGGAGAAGAACTATCCCGTCCGCAAGATCCCGAGCGATCTCGATGTCGGGCTGCCCGATGCCATGGAGGACGACGCCTATCTCGATGCCCTCCATGCTCACCTGCCGCGCCTCCTCGATGCCATCGAGCCGGATCTCGTCTTCTTCAACGCGGGCGTCGACCCACACCGCGACGATAAGCTCGGTCGTCTTGCGCTCTCAGATGAAGGCCTGCGGCGGCGCGACGATTACGTGATCGAACAGGCCCGCAGCCGCCAGATCCCCCTCGTGGCCGTTATCGGCGGGGGCTATTCCGCCGACATCGAAGCCCTTGCCCGGCGACATGCCATCGTGTTCGAAGCGATGGCTGCTTGGTGCGAAAGAGAGTAG
- a CDS encoding response regulator, whose translation MTRILIADDHDVVRSGLNAILSSQSGWEVVAEAADGRKAVELVAETKPDVAILDYQLPSLNGVDATREIRAIRPQTEVLIFTMHESELLLREALEAGARGYLLKSDARKFLIAAVESLSQHKPFFTGRISEALLNAFLSQGHATEGALTARERGVVQLIAEGRSNKEVAQILGLNLKTVESHRASAMRKVNVNSTATLVRYAIRNKLVEP comes from the coding sequence ATGACGCGCATCCTGATCGCCGACGACCATGACGTGGTCCGCTCAGGGCTCAATGCCATCCTGAGCAGCCAATCCGGGTGGGAGGTCGTCGCCGAGGCCGCCGACGGTCGCAAGGCCGTCGAGCTGGTCGCCGAGACCAAGCCGGACGTTGCCATTCTCGATTATCAACTCCCTTCTCTCAACGGTGTCGATGCGACGCGGGAGATCCGCGCGATCAGGCCACAGACGGAAGTTCTGATCTTCACCATGCATGAGAGCGAGTTGCTGCTGCGCGAGGCGCTCGAAGCCGGGGCACGCGGCTACCTGCTGAAATCAGATGCCCGGAAGTTTCTCATCGCGGCCGTCGAGTCCCTGTCTCAGCACAAGCCGTTTTTCACGGGACGCATCTCCGAGGCTCTTCTGAACGCTTTCCTGTCGCAGGGGCACGCCACCGAGGGTGCATTGACGGCGCGGGAGCGGGGCGTGGTCCAGCTCATCGCGGAGGGCCGAAGCAACAAGGAGGTGGCCCAGATCCTCGGTCTCAACCTGAAGACCGTGGAAAGCCACAGGGCCTCGGCCATGCGCAAGGTCAACGTCAATTCGACGGCGACACTGGTGCGGTACGCGATCCGCAACAAGCTGGTCGAGCCGTGA
- a CDS encoding DUF6455 family protein, whose amino-acid sequence MTIGLSGGMEAAMDLGTAIRRWKANWMRVHEFEALDREQREAIARDIGVPPEMLPILAARSPEAGQELPRLMNALALDEGHIRHIHAALMRDMSLTCSGCTAAVRCRDDLSRGQASAQYGEYCPNAEALQELQGKRNSSF is encoded by the coding sequence ATGACGATAGGATTATCCGGCGGCATGGAGGCAGCGATGGATCTGGGAACGGCGATCAGGCGATGGAAAGCGAACTGGATGCGCGTGCATGAGTTCGAGGCCCTCGACCGGGAGCAGCGGGAGGCCATCGCCCGGGACATCGGAGTGCCGCCGGAAATGCTTCCCATCCTCGCCGCACGGAGCCCCGAGGCAGGGCAGGAGCTTCCGCGCCTCATGAATGCGCTCGCGCTCGATGAGGGTCATATCAGGCACATCCATGCAGCCCTGATGCGCGACATGAGCCTGACCTGCTCGGGATGCACGGCGGCAGTCCGGTGCCGGGACGATCTGTCTCGGGGGCAGGCATCGGCTCAGTATGGCGAGTACTGCCCCAATGCCGAGGCGCTGCAGGAACTTCAGGGCAAGAGAAACTCAAGCTTCTGA
- a CDS encoding heavy-metal-associated domain-containing protein: MYRFHVPDMSCGGCLRSVRQAVQRIDPQAQVEGDLENHVVTVASSLEEALLLSALDTAGFPARLLSLHEA, translated from the coding sequence ATGTATCGTTTTCACGTCCCGGACATGAGTTGCGGCGGTTGCCTGAGAAGCGTCAGGCAGGCGGTTCAAAGGATCGATCCGCAAGCTCAGGTTGAGGGAGACCTGGAAAATCATGTCGTTACGGTTGCCTCAAGCCTAGAAGAGGCGCTCCTGCTGTCCGCTTTGGACACGGCTGGTTTCCCGGCTCGTCTCCTGTCGCTGCACGAAGCTTGA
- the copM gene encoding CopM family metallochaperone gives MMKIQFLALTLALSALPALAHAQNMHGGHSGHSTPAQTTQKADTPATQGYRQANETMHRNMDIAFSGDPDVDFVRGMIPHHQGAIDMAKVVLQHGKDEQVRKWATDVIREQEREIAEMRGWLKKKGVE, from the coding sequence ATGATGAAGATCCAATTCCTTGCCCTGACCCTTGCCTTGTCCGCCCTTCCCGCTCTCGCCCATGCCCAGAACATGCATGGCGGGCATTCAGGTCACTCCACTCCGGCCCAGACTACCCAGAAGGCGGATACGCCTGCAACGCAGGGCTACCGTCAGGCCAACGAGACGATGCATCGGAACATGGATATCGCCTTCAGCGGCGATCCGGACGTCGACTTCGTGCGCGGCATGATCCCCCATCACCAGGGCGCCATCGATATGGCGAAGGTGGTGCTTCAGCACGGCAAGGACGAGCAGGTTCGCAAATGGGCCACCGACGTGATCCGGGAGCAGGAGCGTGAAATCGCCGAGATGCGGGGCTGGCTGAAGAAGAAGGGCGTCGAGTAG